Proteins from one Methanococcus maripaludis C5 genomic window:
- a CDS encoding universal stress protein produces MVYKKIIMPTDGSKISIEAAEQAIELAKATNGRVYGVYVIDIVPFVGLPTEGLWESMKEVLEKEGHTALRKLMDIAKEKDVEIKTEILEGTPSKEIVEYAEAKKADLIVMGTTGKTGLDKLLLGSVAERVLKKSHCPVLLVKSSE; encoded by the coding sequence ATGGTTTATAAAAAAATTATTATGCCCACAGACGGATCAAAAATATCAATTGAAGCTGCAGAGCAGGCAATAGAATTGGCAAAGGCAACCAATGGGCGAGTTTATGGAGTTTATGTAATTGACATAGTTCCATTCGTAGGACTTCCAACTGAAGGACTTTGGGAAAGCATGAAGGAAGTTTTAGAAAAAGAAGGTCACACTGCACTTAGAAAATTGATGGATATCGCAAAAGAAAAAGATGTAGAAATAAAGACTGAAATTTTGGAAGGAACTCCTTCAAAAGAAATTGTCGAATATGCCGAAGCTAAAAAAGCAGATTTGATTGTTATGGGTACAACTGGAAAAACGGGACTCGATAAACTTTTACTTGGAAGTGTTGCAGAGAGAGTTTTGAAAAAGTCACACTGTCCTGTGCTTTTAGTAAAATCTTCTGAATAA
- a CDS encoding valine--tRNA ligase: MEIKEEYSIELEKKVQEKWENEKTFKFLEDEKRPPYIIDTPPPYPTGRMHLGHGLNWTYMDIIARFKRMNGYDVLFPQGWDCHGLPTEVKVEELNNITKSDIDRHEFRRLCVELTDENVEKMRGQVRSLGISIDWDREYITMNPDYVRKSQTAFLKMYEKGLIYRGKHPVNWCPRCETAIAFAEVEYQERTSKLNYIKFPYAENAEKYLEIATSRPELMAACVGIVVHPEDERYSDVIGKTVRVPLFNQDVTVYPDSDVEQDFGTGVVMVCTFGDKTDVTWVNRHKLEVKKAINEKGQLTEICGRYAGQKSDDARKEIISDLISEDYMIKQDPLEQNVGSCWRCKTPIEIIVGDQWFVNVTKLLKEVENAANEISWVPEHMKARLLKWVEDMGWDWCISRQRLFATPIPVWYCKECGEIIVAKPEDLPIDPTKDSPYTCKCGNSKLVAETDVLDTWMDSSITPLVIAGWLEDEEFFKKHYPVQLRPQGHDIIRTWAFYTIVRSLAITGKKPWDEIVINGMVFGEDGFKMSKSRGNVVEPGEITKTYGADALRLWASNSTIGKDVPFAWKEVEYGGRFLRKIWNACKFAKMNVSDEVISELKSLKSIEIDNPVDLWILSKLNDLISKVSKDLGNYKINTVVEIQKFLWHEFCDNYIEMVKHRLYNKEESESAQKEKLMAQYTLYKVITESVKLLTPFTPHFAEIVGEIYEIDDLHTAWPVADESMICLENEFIGKVAKNTVASIRRYKSNKGMPLNAELNKVEMYVSDEKDFNALSKVSEDIKKSLKIKELELNLGKPLLEQKISEVTPNKSKIGPEFKKDAGKVTALIKEADAETIEKMLSEGIETEFGALNKEHIKEVRRAIYNKGEIVETADIDSLIDTIAIIQ, from the coding sequence ATGGAAATAAAAGAAGAATATTCAATAGAACTTGAGAAAAAAGTTCAGGAAAAATGGGAAAACGAAAAAACATTCAAATTCTTAGAAGATGAAAAAAGGCCCCCATATATTATCGATACCCCACCACCATATCCAACAGGCAGAATGCACCTTGGACACGGGCTTAACTGGACTTATATGGACATCATTGCGAGATTTAAAAGAATGAATGGATACGATGTGCTTTTCCCCCAGGGCTGGGACTGCCACGGGCTTCCAACAGAAGTTAAGGTTGAAGAATTAAACAATATCACTAAGTCAGATATTGACAGACATGAATTTAGAAGACTCTGTGTAGAATTAACTGATGAAAACGTAGAAAAAATGAGAGGCCAGGTTAGATCCCTTGGAATCTCGATTGACTGGGATAGAGAATACATTACAATGAATCCAGACTACGTTAGAAAATCACAGACTGCATTTTTGAAAATGTACGAAAAAGGGTTAATTTACAGGGGCAAACACCCCGTAAACTGGTGCCCGAGATGTGAAACTGCTATCGCATTTGCAGAAGTAGAATATCAAGAAAGAACTTCAAAATTAAACTACATAAAATTCCCATACGCAGAAAATGCTGAAAAATACCTTGAAATTGCAACATCACGACCTGAATTAATGGCTGCTTGTGTTGGAATCGTTGTGCACCCTGAAGATGAAAGATACAGCGATGTTATTGGAAAAACCGTTAGAGTTCCATTATTTAATCAGGACGTTACAGTTTACCCTGATTCCGATGTAGAACAAGACTTTGGTACTGGAGTTGTAATGGTTTGTACTTTTGGTGACAAAACTGACGTTACATGGGTAAACAGGCACAAATTAGAAGTTAAAAAAGCAATTAATGAAAAAGGACAGCTTACAGAAATCTGCGGAAGATATGCCGGTCAAAAATCAGACGATGCAAGAAAAGAGATTATTTCTGATTTAATTTCTGAAGACTACATGATAAAACAGGACCCTCTTGAACAGAACGTTGGTTCATGCTGGAGATGTAAAACCCCTATCGAGATCATTGTTGGAGATCAATGGTTTGTAAACGTTACAAAGCTATTAAAAGAAGTAGAAAACGCTGCAAACGAAATTTCATGGGTTCCAGAACATATGAAAGCAAGGCTTTTAAAATGGGTCGAAGATATGGGCTGGGACTGGTGTATTTCGAGACAGAGATTGTTTGCGACCCCAATTCCTGTTTGGTACTGTAAAGAATGTGGAGAAATCATTGTAGCAAAACCTGAAGATTTGCCAATAGATCCAACAAAAGACAGTCCATACACCTGTAAATGTGGAAACTCAAAGCTTGTTGCAGAAACTGATGTTTTAGATACATGGATGGATTCATCAATTACCCCACTCGTTATAGCAGGATGGCTTGAAGACGAAGAGTTCTTCAAAAAACACTACCCTGTTCAATTAAGACCTCAAGGCCACGATATCATCAGAACGTGGGCTTTTTACACGATTGTTAGATCACTTGCAATTACTGGAAAAAAACCATGGGATGAAATCGTAATTAACGGAATGGTTTTCGGTGAAGATGGATTTAAGATGAGTAAAAGCAGGGGAAACGTTGTAGAACCTGGAGAAATTACTAAAACTTACGGTGCAGACGCATTAAGATTATGGGCTTCAAACAGCACCATTGGAAAAGATGTTCCATTTGCCTGGAAAGAAGTTGAATATGGCGGAAGATTTTTACGAAAAATATGGAATGCATGTAAATTTGCAAAAATGAACGTTTCAGATGAAGTAATTTCCGAATTAAAATCATTGAAATCTATTGAAATTGATAACCCTGTTGATTTATGGATTTTAAGTAAATTAAATGATTTAATTTCAAAAGTTTCAAAAGACCTTGGAAATTACAAAATAAACACAGTTGTGGAAATTCAGAAATTCTTATGGCACGAATTCTGCGATAACTACATCGAAATGGTAAAACACAGACTCTACAACAAAGAAGAATCTGAAAGCGCTCAAAAAGAAAAATTAATGGCACAATACACACTTTACAAAGTAATTACAGAATCTGTAAAATTACTTACACCATTTACACCACACTTTGCAGAAATCGTTGGGGAAATCTACGAAATCGACGATTTGCATACCGCATGGCCAGTTGCAGATGAAAGCATGATATGTTTAGAAAACGAATTTATCGGAAAAGTTGCAAAGAATACGGTTGCATCAATCAGGAGATACAAATCAAACAAAGGAATGCCACTTAACGCAGAATTAAACAAAGTTGAAATGTACGTAAGCGATGAAAAAGATTTCAATGCTCTTTCAAAAGTTTCAGAAGATATCAAAAAATCTTTGAAAATTAAAGAACTTGAACTAAATCTTGGAAAACCACTCCTTGAGCAAAAAATTTCAGAAGTGACCCCAAACAAGTCCAAAATCGGTCCAGAATTTAAAAAAGATGCTGGAAAAGTAACTGCGCTTATTAAAGAAGCAGATGCAGAAACGATCGAAAAAATGCTTTCAGAAGGAATCGAAACTGAATTTGGTGCTTTGAACAAAGAACACATCAAAGAAGTAAGAAGAGCAATATATAACAAAGGAGAAATTGTTGAAACTGCAGATATCGACAGTTTAATCGATACTATTGCAATAATTCAATAA
- a CDS encoding AzlD domain-containing protein: protein MSREEMVLLVIFMAIVTYIPRMLPIVLFKDSKLPHFWRAFFSYIPYAALASLIFPGIIYSTGNIYSAVFGGIVSLILAYYRLNVIIVVFGGIIGAYIVHTLI, encoded by the coding sequence ATGAGTAGGGAAGAAATGGTATTATTAGTGATATTCATGGCAATTGTAACATATATTCCAAGAATGCTCCCAATCGTGCTGTTTAAGGATTCAAAACTACCGCATTTTTGGAGGGCATTTTTTAGCTACATTCCTTATGCGGCTCTAGCATCGTTAATATTCCCCGGAATAATTTATTCAACAGGAAATATTTATTCAGCAGTATTTGGGGGAATTGTTTCTTTAATACTGGCGTACTACCGATTAAACGTGATAATCGTAGTATTTGGGGGAATAATTGGCGCATATATTGTCCATACTTTGATTTAA
- a CDS encoding AzlC family ABC transporter permease: protein MKQLPFNKLYFEGIKDAIPISIGYLPIGVAFGILAKSMGIPYEISILMSLIIFAGASQFVGVNLIAIGTSSFEIVLTTFILNLRHFLMSSSLSQRIDYTKSKKFLSLISFGVTDETFAVASLKEEPKLSPEFLFGLNFTAFFAWNLGTFLGIFLAESIPKEIQSSMGISLYVMFIGLLIPAIRRSNKVLNIVLVAIFISSALTWLPLFNFISTGWIIIITTILASFIGAKFIHGDGDE, encoded by the coding sequence ATGAAACAGTTGCCATTTAATAAACTGTATTTTGAAGGAATAAAAGATGCAATCCCTATATCCATAGGTTATCTGCCAATTGGAGTAGCTTTTGGGATTTTGGCAAAATCTATGGGTATCCCTTACGAAATTTCAATTTTAATGTCTTTAATTATATTTGCAGGTGCAAGCCAGTTTGTAGGGGTTAATTTGATTGCTATTGGGACTTCGTCTTTTGAAATAGTTTTAACCACTTTTATATTGAATTTAAGGCATTTTTTAATGTCTTCTTCCCTTTCGCAGAGAATCGACTACACAAAATCTAAAAAGTTTTTGAGTTTAATTTCTTTTGGAGTAACTGATGAAACTTTTGCAGTGGCTTCATTAAAAGAAGAGCCCAAATTAAGTCCTGAATTTTTATTTGGATTAAATTTTACCGCATTTTTTGCATGGAACTTGGGAACTTTTCTTGGAATTTTTTTAGCAGAAAGCATCCCAAAAGAGATACAGAGCAGTATGGGGATTTCGCTTTACGTAATGTTTATTGGACTTTTAATCCCTGCAATTAGACGTTCAAACAAAGTTTTAAACATTGTACTGGTTGCAATATTCATTAGTTCTGCCCTGACATGGCTTCCTTTGTTTAACTTTATATCTACGGGCTGGATAATAATAATTACGACGATTCTGGCGTCATTTATCGGAGCTAAGTTTATACATGGTGATGGCGATGAGTAG
- a CDS encoding MBL fold metallo-hydrolase yields MEIKILVDNTAKGKFLAQSGFSAIIKDNDSKILFDCGQNALVFENNLKLMDEDDNFDAVIFSHGHYDHTDGFNYFIEKYGENLDVPIYIHEASFVDRYHGKRYIGIDENIKDFLKNYKNLKIVEKPVKISENLIISGTIPRNNYYEREDFEKIENGQKTEDIILDDMFVIVKDIILSGCTHSGLINCVEHAKTLKDVNGIIGGFHMGSVSENYINQVKDYLNDQDFRLVSPMHCTGFNATKELSYVKGFKFGHVGSVFEI; encoded by the coding sequence ATGGAAATAAAAATACTTGTGGACAATACTGCAAAAGGAAAGTTTTTAGCACAGTCTGGATTTTCAGCAATTATAAAAGACAACGATTCTAAAATTTTATTTGATTGCGGTCAAAACGCTCTGGTTTTTGAGAATAATTTAAAATTGATGGATGAAGATGATAATTTTGATGCGGTAATCTTTAGCCACGGTCACTATGATCACACAGATGGATTTAATTATTTTATTGAAAAATACGGGGAAAATTTAGACGTTCCAATCTATATTCACGAGGCTTCTTTCGTTGATAGATACCATGGAAAAAGATACATTGGAATCGATGAAAATATAAAAGATTTCTTAAAAAATTATAAAAATTTAAAAATTGTAGAAAAACCCGTTAAAATTTCAGAAAATTTAATAATTTCTGGAACAATTCCAAGAAATAACTATTACGAAAGAGAAGATTTTGAAAAAATAGAAAATGGTCAAAAAACAGAAGATATCATACTTGATGATATGTTTGTTATTGTAAAAGACATAATTCTTTCAGGATGCACTCACAGCGGATTAATTAACTGTGTCGAACATGCAAAAACGTTAAAAGATGTAAATGGGATTATTGGCGGTTTTCACATGGGCAGCGTATCTGAAAATTACATAAATCAGGTTAAAGATTATTTAAATGACCAAGATTTTAGATTAGTTTCACCAATGCACTGCACTGGCTTTAATGCTACAAAAGAATTAAGTTACGTTAAAGGATTTAAATTTGGACACGTTGGAAGTGTTTTCGAAATTTAA
- a CDS encoding anaerobic ribonucleoside-triphosphate reductase activating protein gives MGTGEILKISGIVDLSTIDYPKHASAIVFLSGCNMKCGYCQNYETITTNISEMTAEEVFNGMDLMFAESLVISGGEPTLQPEAVLELAKLAKEKGFPVKLDTNGTNPDLVEKLVLNNLINYIAIDVKAGFDNYEKITGYKKEIKEDILKIIDICKKAGVFVECRTTFIPELMDESDIGEIAKTVKNCDLYTIQQFDIEHAYDKEMEKLKPISEDELLSLGKLAKNYIENVKIKTLSSEIPII, from the coding sequence ATGGGCACTGGTGAAATTTTGAAAATATCTGGAATCGTAGACCTCTCAACAATTGATTATCCAAAACATGCATCTGCTATTGTTTTTTTATCAGGATGCAATATGAAATGTGGTTACTGCCAAAATTATGAAACCATTACGACAAACATATCAGAAATGACCGCTGAAGAAGTTTTTAACGGCATGGATTTGATGTTTGCTGAATCACTTGTAATAAGTGGTGGAGAGCCAACCCTTCAGCCAGAAGCAGTTTTAGAACTTGCAAAACTTGCAAAAGAAAAAGGTTTTCCAGTTAAACTTGATACCAACGGAACAAACCCTGATTTGGTGGAAAAACTTGTTTTAAATAATTTAATAAATTACATTGCAATAGATGTGAAAGCAGGATTTGATAACTACGAAAAAATTACTGGATACAAAAAAGAAATTAAAGAAGATATTTTAAAAATAATAGATATCTGTAAAAAAGCAGGAGTATTTGTAGAATGCAGAACCACATTTATTCCAGAATTAATGGATGAATCAGATATTGGAGAAATTGCAAAAACCGTTAAAAACTGTGATTTATACACCATCCAGCAGTTTGACATAGAACATGCATATGATAAAGAAATGGAAAAATTAAAACCAATTAGCGAAGATGAATTACTTAGTTTAGGAAAACTTGCTAAAAATTATATTGAAAATGTGAAAATCAAAACATTATCAAGTGAAATACCAATCATTTAG
- a CDS encoding 6-hydroxymethylpterin diphosphokinase MptE-like protein — MDLKTWGSFYEKILDDFGYGSAEDLKSAELLEEIIEKFKNNVNLSEISKKIFGKEVYVFGAGPSLKKHVLNLKENMNQDITIIAADGATKALLEENIVPDIIVSDLDGDINSILKSNDLGSIVVAHAHGDNIDKLEKYIELLKNIVGSTQFPKKFDFLINYGGFTDGDRCCFLAEEFGAKKIILCGMDFGIYVTKYSRPNIENDVELADEVKVKKLKYAEMFVNWLIENGNSPVEFMA; from the coding sequence ATGGATTTAAAGACATGGGGATCTTTTTACGAAAAAATCCTCGATGATTTCGGATACGGAAGTGCTGAAGACTTAAAAAGTGCAGAACTTCTTGAAGAAATTATTGAAAAATTTAAAAATAATGTGAATTTAAGTGAAATTTCTAAAAAGATCTTCGGAAAAGAGGTTTACGTCTTTGGTGCAGGCCCATCTCTTAAAAAACATGTTTTAAACTTAAAAGAAAATATGAATCAAGATATTACAATTATTGCAGCCGATGGAGCCACTAAAGCCCTGCTGGAAGAAAATATAGTTCCAGATATTATCGTTTCGGACTTAGATGGGGATATTAATTCAATTTTAAAAAGTAATGATCTTGGTTCAATCGTTGTAGCTCATGCCCATGGAGATAATATCGATAAACTTGAAAAATACATTGAATTACTGAAAAACATTGTTGGAAGCACCCAATTTCCGAAAAAATTTGATTTTCTCATAAATTACGGTGGATTTACTGACGGGGATAGGTGTTGTTTTTTAGCAGAAGAATTTGGCGCTAAAAAAATAATACTTTGCGGAATGGACTTTGGAATATATGTAACGAAATATTCGCGTCCAAACATTGAAAATGACGTTGAACTTGCCGATGAAGTTAAAGTGAAAAAATTAAAATATGCGGAAATGTTTGTAAATTGGCTTATTGAGAATGGAAATAGCCCCGTTGAGTTCATGGCCTAA
- a CDS encoding chorismate mutase, which yields MSNSSENRLEEIRKRINEIDQQLIELIAERTSFAPEIATLKKSLGTCVFDPKREEAICEKTRLMCQKHHIEPEVALKVMKILMDYNKEVQKDSI from the coding sequence ATGTCAAATTCTTCGGAAAACAGACTCGAAGAAATTAGAAAGCGAATCAACGAAATTGACCAACAGTTAATCGAATTGATTGCTGAAAGAACCAGTTTCGCACCTGAAATTGCTACGCTGAAAAAGTCACTAGGAACTTGCGTCTTCGACCCTAAACGAGAAGAAGCAATATGCGAAAAAACACGTTTGATGTGTCAAAAGCACCACATAGAACCCGAAGTGGCCCTAAAAGTTATGAAGATTCTTATGGATTACAATAAAGAAGTCCAAAAAGACAGCATTTAA
- a CDS encoding 30S ribosomal protein S17e translates to MGRIRQTFIKRTGEELIEKFADKFTSDFEENKKAVEEVAMISTKTLRNRVAGYVTAKVKKMNA, encoded by the coding sequence TTGGGAAGAATAAGACAAACATTCATCAAAAGAACCGGCGAAGAACTCATCGAGAAATTTGCAGATAAGTTCACAAGCGATTTTGAAGAAAACAAAAAAGCTGTTGAAGAAGTTGCAATGATCTCGACAAAAACATTGAGAAACAGAGTTGCAGGCTACGTTACTGCTAAAGTAAAAAAAATGAACGCATAA
- the dapA gene encoding 4-hydroxy-tetrahydrodipicolinate synthase has protein sequence MQGVYPAIVTPFKDGKVDYDGLRTNIDFLIENGISGVIPVGTTGESPTLTPLEHEKVIENVVEFVDGRVEVIAGTGSNSTSEALEFSQYAEDIGVDGVLLITPYYNKPTQEGLKRHFGEIANSINVPIALYNVPSRTALNIEPETIKYLFEEYSNITAIKEANPNLSQVSEVLDSCNIDVLSGNDELTLPIISLGGKGVVSVIANIAPKEFVQMVDFANAGKFDKAKEIHYKLFPIMKLMFVETNPIPIKTAMNMLGMPSGELRLPLCEMAEGNKLKLQNALNTVGLLK, from the coding sequence ATGCAAGGTGTATATCCTGCGATTGTTACTCCATTTAAAGACGGCAAAGTGGACTACGATGGTTTGCGAACAAACATTGACTTTTTAATTGAAAATGGAATTAGTGGAGTTATTCCTGTTGGAACAACTGGTGAATCACCAACATTAACGCCATTGGAACATGAAAAAGTCATTGAAAATGTTGTTGAATTCGTAGACGGCCGTGTTGAAGTAATTGCAGGTACCGGTTCTAATTCAACTTCAGAAGCGCTAGAATTCTCGCAATATGCGGAAGATATCGGCGTTGATGGAGTGTTATTAATAACCCCATATTATAACAAACCAACTCAGGAAGGTTTGAAAAGGCATTTTGGAGAAATCGCAAATTCAATAAACGTGCCCATCGCTCTATACAACGTTCCTTCACGAACTGCGCTAAACATAGAACCAGAAACTATTAAATACTTATTTGAAGAATACAGTAATATAACAGCCATAAAAGAAGCTAATCCAAATTTATCTCAAGTTTCTGAGGTACTGGATTCGTGCAACATTGACGTATTGTCTGGAAATGATGAGTTAACTTTGCCAATCATATCCCTCGGAGGAAAGGGTGTTGTCAGCGTTATTGCAAATATTGCGCCAAAAGAATTCGTTCAGATGGTTGATTTTGCAAATGCAGGCAAATTTGACAAAGCAAAAGAAATTCACTACAAATTGTTTCCAATAATGAAATTAATGTTTGTCGAGACAAATCCCATACCGATTAAAACTGCGATGAACATGCTTGGAATGCCTTCAGGCGAGTTAAGGTTACCACTCTGCGAAATGGCGGAAGGCAATAAATTAAAATTGCAAAATGCACTTAACACCGTGGGCCTCTTAAAATAA
- the gatC gene encoding Asp-tRNA(Asn) amidotransferase subunit GatC, protein MINVEKIQKQADEIVAQLSEVLENFDLETEEEYHILETKNVLRDDDEAFLDESFKNDALNVAPKVKDGSIVVEKSKWSQ, encoded by the coding sequence ATGATTAATGTTGAAAAAATTCAAAAACAAGCGGATGAAATCGTTGCTCAGCTTTCGGAAGTTTTAGAAAACTTCGATCTCGAAACTGAAGAAGAGTACCATATTCTCGAAACGAAAAACGTACTCAGAGACGATGATGAAGCTTTTCTTGATGAATCATTCAAAAATGATGCATTGAATGTGGCGCCTAAAGTAAAAGACGGCTCAATTGTCGTTGAAAAAAGTAAATGGAGCCAATAA
- a CDS encoding molybdenum cofactor guanylyltransferase has product MISAIILSGGKAERMGGEKSFRKSGNKYLIENIADMLLDMEIPFVTVFKNPRFLEKPEGEIEKQLYYYKKYHQTITWDFVPGMGPLIGMLSGMLNTTSQWVFLVPCDMPFITEESIINLIECIKEAELNGNDCIVPKHKNGFIEPLFSLYHISSVNVLGTIVEEMLEKDRSFPIRRLIDELNPLYVDVEKIDESCNVFINLNTLAELENACFDR; this is encoded by the coding sequence ATGATATCAGCGATTATATTATCTGGCGGAAAAGCAGAACGTATGGGCGGAGAAAAATCCTTTAGAAAGTCTGGCAATAAATATCTAATAGAAAATATTGCAGATATGCTTCTAGATATGGAAATTCCATTTGTTACAGTATTTAAAAACCCCAGATTTTTGGAAAAACCTGAAGGCGAAATTGAAAAACAGCTATATTACTATAAAAAGTATCATCAAACGATTACTTGGGATTTTGTTCCCGGAATGGGCCCTTTAATTGGAATGCTTTCAGGAATGTTGAACACAACTTCACAGTGGGTCTTTTTGGTTCCATGTGACATGCCATTTATCACTGAAGAATCTATCATAAACTTAATCGAATGCATAAAAGAAGCAGAATTAAATGGCAATGATTGTATCGTTCCAAAACACAAAAACGGCTTTATCGAACCACTTTTTTCATTATATCACATTTCATCAGTAAATGTACTTGGAACAATTGTCGAAGAAATGCTCGAGAAAGATAGATCATTTCCGATAAGGCGTTTGATAGATGAATTAAATCCATTATATGTTGACGTTGAAAAAATTGATGAATCTTGCAATGTATTTATAAACCTAAATACTCTTGCAGAACTTGAAAACGCATGTTTTGATCGATAA
- a CDS encoding peptidylprolyl isomerase — MEKGKLVKISYDGYVEENLFDTTNEELAKEQGIFNPNMVYGSVTVSAGEKMLIPGLDSAIMEMNVGEERELDLAAEDAFGKRDASQVKIVPMKEFKKHNVNPIPGMPVNIDNKIGKVVSANGGRILVDFNHELAGKDLKYKLKIEEVVEAPEAVALEVAKLFIPRISEENLKITIDGENVTLDLPENTAFMQNLQMVKMGISNELIKRLEAKKVSFIDNFVKKEEKTE; from the coding sequence ATGGAAAAAGGAAAACTCGTAAAAATTTCATACGACGGATATGTTGAAGAAAACTTGTTTGATACAACAAACGAAGAATTGGCTAAAGAACAAGGAATTTTCAATCCAAACATGGTTTACGGTTCAGTTACTGTTTCCGCTGGCGAAAAAATGTTAATTCCGGGACTCGACAGTGCCATTATGGAAATGAACGTTGGAGAAGAAAGAGAACTTGATTTAGCTGCTGAAGATGCTTTCGGTAAAAGAGACGCTTCACAGGTAAAAATCGTTCCAATGAAAGAATTCAAAAAACACAACGTAAACCCAATTCCAGGAATGCCTGTAAACATTGACAACAAAATCGGAAAAGTTGTTAGCGCAAACGGTGGAAGAATCTTAGTTGACTTCAACCACGAACTTGCAGGAAAAGATTTGAAATACAAATTAAAAATTGAAGAAGTTGTAGAAGCTCCTGAAGCTGTTGCTTTAGAAGTTGCAAAATTATTCATCCCAAGAATTTCAGAAGAAAACTTAAAAATAACCATTGACGGCGAAAACGTAACATTGGATCTCCCTGAAAACACAGCATTCATGCAAAACCTCCAAATGGTTAAAATGGGAATTTCTAACGAATTAATCAAAAGATTAGAAGCTAAAAAAGTTTCATTCATTGACAACTTCGTTAAAAAAGAAGAAAAAACCGAATAA